The proteins below come from a single Micropterus dolomieu isolate WLL.071019.BEF.003 ecotype Adirondacks linkage group LG05, ASM2129224v1, whole genome shotgun sequence genomic window:
- the LOC123971157 gene encoding tetraspanin-1, which produces MGCFTFVKLMMVLFNLLIFLGGLTLLVMGIWVSVDGGSFLRLLRPFSSQGLQVINVGFFFIAIGALLVLLGLTGCCAAHKESKCLLLTSFSIILVIFISEVAAGVVVLAYSSFAEEILRDWATPALQTDYGRDPVITTIWNTTMTELNCCGLKNYKDFVGSKFEKESGGRLPPSCCRTKSSSCSSDEAGLSAVQGCFKDILENLNKHSNIVGGFAAGIAALEIGAMTVSMYLYCHLEK; this is translated from the exons CTGGGCGGCCTGACCCTGCTGGTCATGGGGATCTGGGTCAGCGTCGACGGGGGCTCCTTTCTCCGGCTGCTGAGGCCGTTCTCCAGCCAAGGCCTGCAGGTCATCAATGTGGGCTTTTTCTTCATCGCCATTGGGGCCTTGCTGGTGCTGCTGGGGCTCACGGGCTGTTGTGCAGCCCATAAGGAGAGCAAGTGTCTGCTGCTGACG TCCTTCTCCATCATCCTCGTCATATTCATTTCTGAAGTGGCAGCTGGAGTCGTGGTCCTGGCCTACTCTTCATTT GCTGAGGAGATCCTCAGAGATTGGGCGACCCCTGCTTTACAGACAGATTACGGCAGAGACCCTGTGATCACTACAATCTGGAACACCACCATGACAGAG CTGAATTGCTGCGGTTTGAAGAACTACAAGGACTTTGTGGGTTCTAAGTTTGAAAAGGAGAGCGGGGGCCGCCTGCCGCCCAGTTGCTGCCGGACCAAGAGCTCCTCCTGCAGCTCGGACGAGGCAGGGCTCAGCGCTGTGCAG GgctgttttaaagatatcctggAGAACCTCAATAAGCACAGCAACATCGTGGGAGGCTTCGCAGCAGGAATAGCAGCCTTAGAG ATTGGTGCCATGACAGTGTCCATGTACCTGTACTGCCACCTGGAGAAATGA
- the pomgnt1 gene encoding protein O-linked-mannose beta-1,2-N-acetylglucosaminyltransferase 1: MLRSLLSAHGVNPQMITVFIDGYYEEPMDVVELFGLKGVQHTPISIKNARVSQHYKASLTATFNLHPDSNFAIVLEEDLDISIDFFSFLSQTTHLLDEDDSLYCISAWNDQGYEHTAEDPALLYRVESMPGLGWVLKKSIYKDELEPKWPTPEKLWDWDMWMRMPEQRKGRECIIPDVSRSYHFGIIGLNMNGYFHEVYFKKHKFNTVPNVQLKNVDSLKKDAYEVEIQSLLKEAEVLDHTKNPCEDSFLPDSEGKTYVMFIKMETETDTSTWTELAKCLHVWDLDVRGYHRGLWRLFRKRNHVLVVAVPISPYSVKKPASVTPIHLEPPPKEEGAPVEQL, from the exons ATGCTAAGGTCACTTCTTTCAGCTCATGGCGTCAACCCGCAGATGATCACGGTCTTCATTGATGGATATTATGAG GAGCCTATGGATGTCGTAGAGCTGTTTGGACTGAAGGGAGTCCAGCACACACCCATCAGCATCAAGAATGCCAGAGTGTCCCAG CACTACAAGGCGAGTCTGACTGCAACATTCAACCTTCACCCA gATTCCAACTTCGCCATTGTCCTGGAAGAAGACCTGGATATCTCCATTGACTTCTTCAG TTTTCTGAGTCAGACCACCCACCTGTTGGATGAGGATGACAGCCTGTACTGTATCTCTGCCTGGAACGACCAG GGCTATGAGCACACAGCGGAGGACCCCGCCCTGCTGTACAGAGTGGAGAGTATGCCCGGCCTGGGCTGGGTGCTGAAGAAGAGCATCTACAAGGACGAGCTGGAGCCAAAATGGCCGACACCTGAGAAG CTGTGGGACTGGGACATGTGGATGCGAATGCCGGAGCAGAGGAAAGGCAGAGAGTGCATCATTCCCGACGTGTCCCGCTCTTATCACTTCGGCATCATCGGCCTCAACATGAACGGCTATTTCCAT GAGGTATATTTCAAGAAACACAAGTTCAACACTGTTCCCAATGTGCAGCTGAAGAATGTTGACAG CTTAAAGAAAGATGCTTATGAAGTGGAGATCCAAAGCCTGCTGAA GGAGGCAGAGGTACTGGACCACACTAAGAACCCGTGTGAGGACTCGTTCCTTCCAGATTCGGAGGGGAAGACCTACGTCATGTTCATTAAAATGGAGACAGAGACGGACACATCCACCTGGACGGAGCTCGCCAAG tgCCTCCACGTTTGGGACCTGGACGTTCGGGGATACCACAGAGGCCTGTGGCGACTCTTCAGAAAAAGGAATCATGTCCTTGTGGTAGCCGTGCCAATCTCTCCATACTC TGTGAAGAAACCAGCCAGTGTCACTCCCATTCACTTAGAGCCTCCGCCCAAAGAAGAAGGAGCACCGGTGGAGCAGCTGTAG